The Litchfieldia alkalitelluris genome has a window encoding:
- a CDS encoding Hsp20/alpha crystallin family protein, translating to MYYDNNQQQFGSQRTPQIKNRNNQQKQVRTPRTDLFETENQYYIRLSLPGVKKEHLDIFINEGGILEIKGKVVTKLPDHTINIIQQEIYQGPFHRQIKIPNVVDKQSVKFSYNNGILEVLINKG from the coding sequence ATGTATTACGATAATAATCAACAGCAGTTTGGTTCACAAAGAACTCCACAAATTAAAAATCGTAATAACCAACAAAAGCAAGTTCGTACTCCAAGGACTGATCTATTTGAGACGGAAAATCAATACTATATTCGACTAAGTCTTCCCGGCGTAAAAAAAGAACATTTAGACATTTTTATAAATGAAGGTGGAATTCTTGAAATCAAGGGAAAAGTCGTTACTAAGTTACCAGATCACACAATAAACATTATTCAGCAGGAGATTTATCAAGGTCCTTTTCATCGTCAAATAAAGATTCCAAATGTAGTTGATAAACAGAGTGTTAAGTTTAGTTATAACAATGGGATTTTAGAAGTCTTAATAAATAAAGGATAA
- a CDS encoding spore germination protein — MAFGDNEPVGIVFLGGIKINQMETNAAFAVGESFFQSLESQVKNNLVNGQTFGDFDFNNFQPIASNVFDPDGYDTIMPIAQASLGLED; from the coding sequence ATGGCATTTGGTGATAATGAACCGGTTGGCATTGTCTTTCTGGGAGGAATTAAGATTAACCAAATGGAAACAAATGCGGCATTTGCAGTAGGGGAATCATTTTTTCAGTCCTTAGAAAGCCAAGTGAAAAACAATCTAGTGAATGGACAGACATTTGGAGACTTTGACTTTAATAACTTTCAGCCTATAGCTTCCAATGTATTTGATCCGGATGGGTATGATACAATCATGCCAATCGCGCAAGCATCTTTAGGATTAGAAGACTAG